A section of the Maledivibacter sp. genome encodes:
- a CDS encoding cold-shock protein: MTGTVKWFNADKGFGFITTDEGNDVFAHFSQINKEGFKTLEEGQKVSFDVVEGAKGPQAENITIL, from the coding sequence ATGACTGGTACAGTAAAATGGTTTAACGCAGACAAAGGATTTGGATTCATCACTACTGATGAAGGAAATGATGTATTTGCTCATTTCTCACAAATCAACAAAGAAGGATTCAAAACTTTAGAAGAAGGACAAAAAGTATCTTTTGACGTTGTTGAAGGAGCTAAAGGTCCTCAAGCTGAAAACATTACAATCCTTTAA